In a single window of the Ramlibacter agri genome:
- a CDS encoding helix-turn-helix domain-containing protein, which translates to MIRFHLAKLMADKGFTERRRIEIGEISVATGIHRSTLSRVLNKPGVNLTADNMSRLCGFFGCTLSDLAEYVDDVPPASASEIAARPTKQPPASKRVTAKKVRAAKARPGAA; encoded by the coding sequence ATGATTCGCTTTCACTTGGCTAAGCTCATGGCCGACAAGGGCTTTACGGAGCGGCGCCGAATAGAGATCGGGGAGATTTCGGTGGCGACCGGCATTCACCGCAGCACGCTTTCGCGCGTCCTCAACAAACCGGGGGTCAACCTCACAGCTGACAACATGTCTCGGTTGTGCGGGTTTTTTGGATGCACGCTAAGCGACCTGGCGGAGTACGTGGATGATGTTCCGCCCGCGAGTGCCTCCGAGATCGCAGCGCGTCCGACAAAGCAGCCGCCGGCATCCAAGCGCGTAACCGCGAAGAAGGTGCGAGCGGCCAAGGCGCGTCCAGGAGCCGCGTGA
- the drmD gene encoding DISARM system SNF2-like helicase DrmD: MNLPANPVSVAPVSSTSLPRVGMLATVRNRRGVVSAVEPFAATKTSELLHLVTIEFSDADGDAEETLLWERECRPVVLEPNALPRAGVEAPMHMRDFLALQRATRWTAISPFLSADSPGRRGDSVATAPVYGAVSADDFQLVPLARAMRMPRVSLLLADDVGLGKTVEAGMILAELVRKRRIRRVLILTPASLRTQWQQEMEEKFSLGFDIVDKAATHKLQKDMGLDANPWRAFPRIITSYHYLRQPDVLEQFIANCRTAQAHQGAQLPWDLLIVDEAHNLMPSNFGEDSDLAEMLRLLTPWFEHRLFLTATPHNGHTRCFSGLLEQLDPVRFTRTPEFTGKERQMIGDVLIRRLKSEINAQDKEAGRPPRFATRYLEPLPLYLPKVEKELATSVRAFCAALKRQIVAAPEARTVLNFAIEVLRKRLLSSSVTFADSWLRFKAGLAEQETAQAGEVLAARRALEEDIDDDQERESRNLHASHVVGAWMHPYLGSLTSEVAAVDAALKALKLDQLPVVSKVPAVDARFDRLMELVKQRLRNADAWNRSERLIVFTEYKTTLDYLVHRLEREFEAGSGAIIQLYGGMSDEDRERIKRDFNDPDSPVQILVATDAASEGLNLQHTARLLMHFEIPWNPSRLEQRNGRIDRHGQSRDVTIYHFASDDDADLTFVSRVLEKVHEIREDLGSVGELFDAAFQRRMMELNEDKEVLSDLEREISTRQRASDDARIRTRERGTEERARLVQLLADLDLSPETLRETLRIALGVGSAQEPLEGPDARGRMRLRTPLPLRWQAVVDDSLRLRANKGISGAMPWLVFDNQHFIHTVNGRPVFRPSADTVLLHLGHPVMRQALTSFARLRFPGGQNDFTPPSRWVVTSGEVPSGADALLVLTVEEMAVNELRETFHHWVRTVAFPVKAGDLGAELPYAGPHAALHPGVENPDGLSRAREIWDDIDHSVRTWISAYRNRLTETIGIELNAAGVEAAAHEKEAFERRIREVSALQRDQSIDKLKREIDEQRTASLQYSLLEDANELAERRLRDLQDELKRRQGQFGDLLERLQQERDRILRHVVPNRFSLRSTAQVFPVTVEVRLPGEKA, encoded by the coding sequence ATGAACTTGCCCGCAAACCCTGTGTCTGTGGCGCCGGTGTCGTCCACTTCGCTGCCCCGCGTCGGGATGCTCGCCACGGTGCGCAACCGTCGCGGCGTGGTGTCCGCCGTTGAGCCATTTGCCGCGACCAAGACTTCCGAACTTCTCCATCTGGTCACCATCGAGTTCAGTGACGCCGATGGAGATGCGGAGGAAACGCTGCTCTGGGAACGTGAGTGTCGGCCGGTCGTCCTGGAGCCTAACGCCCTGCCGCGCGCGGGTGTCGAGGCTCCGATGCACATGCGGGACTTCCTCGCTCTGCAGCGAGCCACACGCTGGACCGCTATTTCTCCGTTCCTGTCGGCTGATTCGCCGGGCCGGCGCGGCGATTCGGTGGCTACTGCGCCTGTCTATGGGGCTGTGAGCGCGGACGATTTTCAGTTGGTGCCTCTTGCACGAGCCATGCGTATGCCGCGCGTCTCTCTGCTGTTGGCCGACGACGTCGGATTGGGCAAGACCGTGGAAGCGGGGATGATCCTCGCCGAACTGGTGCGCAAGCGTCGCATCAGACGTGTTCTGATCCTGACGCCCGCCTCGCTGCGCACGCAGTGGCAGCAGGAAATGGAGGAGAAGTTCTCTCTGGGGTTTGACATCGTGGACAAGGCTGCCACGCACAAGCTACAGAAGGACATGGGGCTGGATGCGAATCCGTGGCGCGCGTTTCCCAGGATCATCACGTCCTATCACTACCTGCGACAGCCTGACGTGCTCGAGCAGTTCATTGCCAATTGCCGCACTGCGCAGGCCCACCAAGGCGCGCAGCTTCCCTGGGACCTGCTGATTGTTGACGAGGCGCACAACCTGATGCCCTCGAACTTCGGGGAAGACAGTGACCTCGCTGAGATGCTGCGTCTTCTGACCCCATGGTTCGAGCATCGCCTTTTCCTCACGGCCACACCGCACAACGGTCATACGCGGTGCTTCTCCGGGCTGCTGGAGCAACTCGATCCCGTCCGTTTCACGCGCACGCCCGAATTCACGGGCAAAGAGCGCCAGATGATCGGGGATGTGTTGATCCGCAGACTGAAGAGCGAGATCAACGCGCAGGACAAGGAAGCCGGACGTCCTCCAAGGTTCGCCACGCGCTACCTGGAGCCTTTGCCGCTGTACCTGCCCAAGGTCGAGAAGGAGTTGGCGACCTCCGTTCGGGCGTTCTGCGCGGCGCTGAAGCGCCAGATTGTTGCTGCACCGGAAGCTCGCACAGTCTTGAACTTCGCGATCGAGGTGCTTCGTAAGCGGCTGCTTTCCAGCTCTGTCACGTTTGCGGACAGTTGGCTGCGCTTCAAGGCTGGATTGGCGGAGCAAGAGACTGCGCAAGCCGGCGAAGTGCTCGCCGCAAGACGGGCCCTTGAAGAAGACATCGATGACGACCAGGAACGCGAAAGCCGGAACCTCCACGCGAGCCACGTGGTGGGGGCGTGGATGCATCCCTACCTGGGATCGTTGACTTCTGAGGTGGCCGCAGTTGACGCGGCGTTGAAGGCCCTGAAGCTGGATCAACTCCCTGTTGTCAGCAAGGTGCCGGCCGTGGACGCGCGTTTCGATCGGCTGATGGAGCTGGTCAAGCAACGCCTGCGCAACGCCGACGCCTGGAATCGCAGCGAGAGACTGATCGTCTTCACCGAATACAAGACGACGCTGGACTACCTGGTGCACCGGCTCGAACGCGAGTTCGAAGCAGGAAGCGGCGCGATCATCCAGCTCTATGGAGGCATGAGCGACGAGGACCGGGAGCGCATCAAACGCGACTTCAATGACCCTGATTCGCCCGTACAAATCCTGGTGGCCACCGACGCTGCATCCGAGGGTTTGAACCTTCAGCATACGGCACGCCTGCTGATGCACTTCGAGATCCCGTGGAATCCGTCCCGGCTGGAACAACGCAACGGCCGTATCGATCGCCACGGCCAGTCACGTGATGTGACCATCTATCACTTCGCCAGCGACGATGACGCCGATTTGACCTTTGTTTCCCGTGTGCTGGAAAAGGTCCATGAGATTCGCGAAGACCTCGGCTCCGTTGGTGAATTGTTCGATGCCGCCTTTCAACGCCGGATGATGGAGCTCAATGAGGACAAGGAGGTGTTGTCGGACCTGGAGCGGGAGATCAGCACGCGCCAGCGAGCCTCTGATGATGCACGGATTCGAACCAGGGAGCGAGGAACAGAGGAACGGGCCCGGCTTGTGCAACTGCTGGCCGACCTGGACTTGAGCCCTGAGACGCTGCGGGAAACCCTTCGAATCGCCTTGGGTGTCGGGTCTGCGCAAGAGCCGCTGGAAGGCCCGGATGCTCGTGGTCGTATGCGCCTTCGCACACCGCTTCCACTGCGCTGGCAGGCCGTCGTGGACGACAGCCTGCGGTTGCGTGCAAATAAGGGCATCTCCGGTGCAATGCCCTGGCTGGTTTTCGACAACCAGCACTTCATCCACACCGTGAACGGACGCCCAGTGTTTCGTCCATCCGCGGACACGGTTTTGCTGCACCTGGGCCATCCAGTCATGCGGCAGGCGCTGACGTCGTTCGCTCGCCTGCGGTTCCCGGGCGGTCAGAATGATTTCACCCCTCCCAGTCGCTGGGTGGTGACGAGTGGTGAAGTTCCCTCGGGCGCTGATGCCTTGCTCGTACTGACGGTGGAGGAGATGGCCGTCAACGAGCTGCGCGAGACATTCCACCACTGGGTTCGAACCGTTGCCTTTCCGGTCAAGGCCGGGGATCTGGGCGCGGAACTGCCTTACGCCGGTCCGCACGCTGCACTCCATCCGGGTGTGGAGAACCCAGATGGCTTGTCACGCGCCCGTGAGATCTGGGACGACATCGACCACTCCGTTCGCACGTGGATCAGCGCGTACCGTAACCGGCTGACCGAAACGATTGGAATCGAGCTCAATGCTGCCGGGGTTGAAGCTGCCGCGCATGAAAAGGAGGCCTTCGAGCGACGCATTCGGGAGGTTTCGGCGCTTCAGCGCGATCAGAGCATTGACAAACTCAAACGCGAGATCGACGAACAGCGCACGGCATCGCTGCAGTATTCGCTGCTCGAGGATGCCAACGAGTTAGCCGAGCGTCGCCTGCGCGATCTGCAAGACGAGCTCAAGCGGCGCCAAGGACAATTCGGCGACCTCCTTGAAAGGCTGCAGCAAGAGCGTGATCGCATCCTGCGGCACGTCGTTCCGAATCGCTTCAGCCTGCGTTCCACCGCGCAGGTATTTCCGGTGACGGTCGAAGTGAGATTGCCGGGGGAGAAGGCGTGA
- a CDS encoding Eco57I restriction-modification methylase domain-containing protein has product MNDNIEWWSSLNHGGLLISPEKTTTHFGATLAPLALWQIEKLRRALTAFDGTNERLSALLDFMLEDLSGLPEPEWQKAQGVEARWTLRSFTGAQVKPRRLWQGSQGEVLPVFVPEEGASRQFASRLGVGRSRQLLSRVVEWLRQKRQSLALVTNGRQWRLVHAGQDYEAWCEWDIDLWFVEGMPGPQVSAWRHLLSRDALAAPSGQAPGVLLDAVLASRKGQADLSAVLGERVRQAVEELITASHSAIEQAQQTGTAPAYADLYVAGSRIVMRCIITLFAEARNLLPVDNPIYQRAYSLEGLRQHLDRRASGRGNERLSQGRSAWPRLMALFRLIHEGSSHEALPVPHYSGALFASGDEESQDGIDRALALLEGPQNAVSDRQVQRMLRLLTRTRVRVRQGRSNKLVDAPVDFSALSSEYIGILYEGLLDFELKQAAVDDPVIFLAVGNEPALTLSQLEGMGDAVIKQLFDALKKKDKADSGGDEEAGGGDEDSGDSEADDEVGTDAEADEPDVASEPEDDASAASADDELALSQDHLQRAQAWLEKAAVIAGLVKKPRGRRPAGATGGEEAEALATAARSLCARLVAPGQFYVVRWGGTRKGAGTFYTRPQLAAPTVRRTLQPLAYEAVRTEVDPRTGLTEVVEWQPKRPEDILALKVCDPAMGSGSFLAGALRYLTDALVASLYHHKLIERAEDGGVPRMADGQISEVLSDELLKLRPTDEGFEDALRAQLKRHIVERCLYGVDLDPLAVELGRMALWVETMDRDLPFGFLDHKFKVGNALVGTWFDTYRDYPALAWEREGGDKDYQKDKPQNLVNHHYTDAKGKQRGDKFTAAIAARAKAVPEQLARQLSGQIALEGGLEASEVHDELLKVFKKLHRLPVHDSDRRASVYRDEVLANPHYHALKARMDLWCALWFWPDEQVQLAPLPMQFGQPEEAALVIAAKVAEELRFFHWELEFPDVFTAKQSGFDAVLGNPPWETMQPNSKEFFSNHDPLYRAYGKQEALEAQLDYFRKHSRLEHDWLSYVAGFKAFANWMNNCGAPFGDRVSTTSDGKPKHDLNLGGRGKDAFAASHRLHEKWLVERRKRKGFADRTHPFANQGSGKPYLQKMFLELSHALVRPHGRMGMIVPSGIYTDKGTTDLRTLFLDHCDWQWLFGFENREKVFDIDSRFKFCPLVVQKTGTTQAIRVAFMHRNVDDWASAEQHVLAYPRERVIEFSPKSKAILEIRSERDLLVLQKVYSRGVLLGGEGAECWGAKYRQGDFNMTSDSRLFPPRSKWEERGYRPDEHGLWLKALWHPYGGPSSILNRQKGLILSRDGTHAVHVKDVEDVALPLLEGNIIDQFQTSSKGWVSGKGRSAVWRDIPAESEVLEPQYLIGVREAASKTYKTGDLAGEPKWQPVPKLTFIDVTSATNARTARATCTPFLPCGNTSAILEVDENLFALAVVMNSFVYDFVARARCGGLHLNWFVVEETVLPKKSLAAELEGIGQALIAHSVLFSSVVQKPGREFATSPAERLRLRCIAEALIADHLSLSMDDMRYILAGCDFPVRWLNDEFTGKLDPKGFWRIDKALDPELRLSVLSMIAFQDLCNQGRNEFLCQNNGKGWGLPDAVRLADYGLGHDGRAGDFQPVAERLNTHFGSAQASVETERRARARAAHADLIKQLVPLSNASVRRGEPGEGSSEDLPQGALF; this is encoded by the coding sequence GTGAACGACAACATAGAGTGGTGGAGCAGCCTGAATCACGGTGGGCTGCTGATCTCACCCGAAAAGACGACTACGCACTTTGGAGCAACGCTGGCTCCGCTTGCCTTGTGGCAGATAGAAAAGCTCAGGCGCGCGCTGACTGCTTTCGACGGTACCAACGAGCGCCTCAGTGCCTTGCTGGATTTCATGCTTGAGGATCTGTCGGGTCTGCCGGAGCCCGAATGGCAGAAGGCACAAGGTGTCGAGGCGCGATGGACTCTGCGTAGTTTCACCGGCGCGCAGGTGAAGCCACGTCGCTTGTGGCAGGGGTCGCAGGGGGAAGTGCTGCCCGTTTTCGTTCCGGAAGAGGGTGCGTCGCGGCAGTTCGCCAGCCGGTTGGGAGTCGGCCGTTCACGCCAGCTGCTCAGTCGAGTGGTGGAGTGGCTTCGACAGAAGCGCCAGTCCCTGGCGCTGGTGACAAATGGTCGCCAGTGGCGTTTGGTCCACGCGGGACAGGACTATGAGGCCTGGTGTGAGTGGGACATTGATCTGTGGTTCGTGGAGGGCATGCCCGGTCCTCAGGTGTCGGCATGGCGGCATCTGCTCTCCCGCGATGCCTTGGCAGCGCCTTCCGGCCAAGCGCCCGGGGTACTGCTTGACGCCGTTCTCGCTTCCCGCAAGGGACAGGCCGATCTGTCCGCAGTCTTGGGTGAGCGTGTCCGCCAAGCCGTGGAGGAACTGATCACTGCATCGCACAGCGCGATCGAACAAGCCCAGCAAACCGGCACCGCGCCGGCCTATGCAGACCTGTACGTGGCCGGTTCGCGCATCGTGATGCGCTGCATCATCACGCTCTTCGCCGAAGCGCGGAACCTGCTGCCAGTGGACAACCCGATCTACCAGCGCGCCTACAGCCTGGAAGGCCTGCGCCAGCATCTGGACCGCCGTGCCTCGGGCCGTGGCAACGAACGCCTGTCTCAAGGCCGCAGCGCGTGGCCGCGGCTGATGGCGTTGTTCAGGCTGATCCATGAGGGCTCATCGCACGAGGCCTTGCCCGTGCCGCACTACAGCGGCGCTCTGTTCGCTTCGGGCGACGAGGAGTCGCAGGATGGCATAGACCGCGCCCTGGCCTTGCTGGAAGGGCCGCAGAACGCTGTCTCCGACCGCCAGGTTCAACGCATGCTGCGACTTCTCACGCGCACCCGGGTTCGCGTGCGCCAGGGTCGCAGCAACAAGCTGGTTGATGCACCGGTGGACTTCTCGGCGCTGTCGTCCGAGTACATCGGCATCCTGTACGAAGGCCTCCTGGACTTCGAGTTGAAGCAGGCCGCTGTCGATGATCCGGTCATCTTCCTAGCCGTGGGCAACGAACCGGCCTTGACTCTGTCGCAGTTGGAGGGCATGGGTGATGCCGTGATCAAGCAGCTGTTCGACGCCCTCAAAAAGAAGGACAAGGCCGACAGCGGCGGCGACGAAGAAGCAGGGGGTGGTGACGAGGACTCGGGCGACAGTGAAGCCGACGACGAGGTTGGCACCGATGCAGAGGCCGACGAACCCGATGTTGCATCGGAGCCCGAAGACGATGCCTCGGCCGCGTCTGCCGACGACGAATTGGCTCTCAGCCAAGACCATCTCCAGCGTGCCCAGGCCTGGCTGGAGAAGGCTGCCGTCATTGCCGGCCTGGTTAAAAAGCCCCGTGGCCGCCGGCCGGCCGGCGCCACCGGCGGAGAAGAAGCCGAGGCCTTGGCCACGGCCGCACGCAGCCTGTGCGCCCGCTTGGTGGCCCCTGGTCAGTTCTACGTAGTGCGCTGGGGCGGCACGCGCAAGGGCGCTGGCACGTTCTACACCCGTCCGCAGCTGGCCGCACCCACGGTGCGGCGTACGCTGCAGCCGCTGGCCTATGAGGCCGTGCGTACCGAGGTGGACCCGCGCACCGGCCTGACCGAGGTGGTGGAGTGGCAGCCCAAGCGCCCCGAGGACATCCTGGCGCTCAAGGTGTGCGACCCGGCCATGGGCTCTGGCTCCTTCTTGGCCGGCGCATTGCGCTACCTGACCGATGCTCTGGTGGCCTCGCTGTACCACCACAAGCTGATCGAACGCGCGGAAGACGGCGGCGTGCCCCGCATGGCCGACGGCCAGATCAGCGAGGTGCTGAGCGACGAACTGCTCAAACTGCGCCCCACAGACGAGGGCTTCGAGGACGCGCTGCGCGCCCAGCTGAAGCGGCACATCGTGGAGCGTTGTCTCTATGGCGTAGACCTGGACCCGCTGGCCGTTGAATTGGGCCGCATGGCCCTGTGGGTCGAAACCATGGACCGGGACTTGCCCTTCGGCTTCCTGGACCACAAGTTCAAGGTGGGCAACGCACTGGTAGGCACATGGTTCGACACCTACCGTGACTACCCGGCCCTGGCCTGGGAGCGCGAAGGCGGCGACAAGGACTACCAGAAGGACAAGCCGCAGAACCTGGTTAACCACCACTACACCGACGCCAAAGGCAAGCAGCGCGGCGACAAATTCACCGCCGCAATCGCTGCCCGCGCCAAGGCCGTACCGGAGCAATTGGCCAGACAGCTCAGTGGCCAGATCGCCCTGGAAGGCGGCTTGGAAGCCAGCGAGGTGCACGATGAGCTGCTGAAGGTGTTCAAGAAACTGCACCGCCTGCCCGTGCACGACAGCGACCGCCGCGCCAGCGTCTACCGCGACGAGGTGCTGGCCAACCCGCACTACCACGCGCTGAAGGCCCGTATGGACCTGTGGTGCGCTCTCTGGTTCTGGCCTGATGAGCAGGTCCAACTCGCTCCGCTACCAATGCAGTTCGGGCAGCCCGAAGAGGCTGCGTTGGTGATCGCAGCCAAGGTGGCCGAGGAGCTGCGCTTTTTCCATTGGGAACTCGAGTTTCCTGATGTGTTCACTGCCAAACAGTCCGGCTTTGATGCCGTTCTGGGGAACCCGCCTTGGGAAACCATGCAGCCGAACTCCAAGGAGTTCTTCTCCAACCATGACCCTCTGTATAGGGCGTACGGCAAACAGGAAGCACTAGAAGCGCAGCTGGACTACTTCAGGAAGCACTCACGCCTCGAACATGACTGGCTTTCCTATGTTGCCGGTTTCAAGGCTTTTGCGAACTGGATGAACAACTGCGGTGCCCCATTCGGCGATCGCGTTAGCACCACCAGTGATGGGAAACCGAAGCATGACCTGAATCTTGGCGGTCGAGGAAAGGATGCCTTCGCCGCATCTCATAGGCTTCATGAGAAGTGGTTAGTGGAGCGAAGGAAGCGAAAGGGTTTCGCCGATCGAACGCACCCCTTTGCAAATCAAGGCTCCGGAAAACCCTATCTTCAAAAGATGTTTTTGGAGCTGAGCCATGCACTGGTGCGCCCGCATGGGCGCATGGGCATGATCGTGCCCAGCGGCATCTACACCGACAAAGGCACGACCGACCTGCGCACGCTGTTCCTGGACCACTGCGACTGGCAATGGCTGTTCGGCTTCGAGAACCGAGAAAAGGTCTTCGACATCGACTCGCGCTTCAAGTTCTGTCCGCTGGTGGTCCAGAAGACCGGTACGACCCAGGCCATACGCGTGGCCTTCATGCACCGTAACGTAGACGACTGGGCCAGCGCTGAGCAGCACGTCTTGGCCTATCCCAGAGAACGCGTAATTGAGTTCTCTCCGAAGTCAAAGGCAATCCTTGAGATCCGTAGCGAACGTGACCTGCTCGTACTTCAAAAGGTCTACTCTCGGGGGGTCTTGCTTGGAGGTGAGGGCGCAGAGTGCTGGGGGGCGAAGTATCGGCAGGGGGACTTCAACATGACGTCCGATTCAAGACTTTTCCCCCCACGATCCAAGTGGGAGGAAAGAGGCTATCGGCCGGACGAACATGGACTTTGGCTCAAGGCGCTTTGGCATCCCTATGGCGGGCCCTCCAGCATCCTCAATCGCCAGAAAGGCCTGATTCTCTCCCGAGATGGGACCCACGCTGTTCACGTGAAAGATGTTGAAGATGTAGCACTCCCGCTGCTAGAGGGAAACATCATCGATCAGTTCCAGACCTCTTCGAAGGGCTGGGTTTCTGGTAAAGGTCGATCAGCGGTCTGGCGTGACATCCCGGCGGAATCGGAGGTGCTTGAGCCACAGTACCTTATCGGGGTCCGAGAAGCAGCTTCCAAGACGTACAAGACGGGAGATCTTGCGGGAGAACCGAAGTGGCAGCCTGTGCCAAAGCTGACCTTTATCGACGTCACGTCGGCAACAAACGCGCGCACTGCTCGGGCGACTTGCACCCCATTCCTGCCGTGCGGGAACACCTCCGCAATTTTGGAAGTCGACGAGAACCTGTTTGCGCTCGCTGTCGTCATGAATTCTTTTGTCTACGACTTTGTCGCTAGAGCAAGGTGTGGCGGTTTGCACTTGAACTGGTTTGTCGTAGAGGAAACGGTACTTCCGAAGAAGTCTCTAGCTGCCGAGCTTGAAGGCATTGGACAAGCACTCATTGCGCATTCGGTCCTCTTCTCGTCTGTAGTTCAGAAACCGGGGCGCGAGTTCGCGACATCGCCAGCCGAGCGACTTCGTCTACGTTGCATTGCGGAAGCACTGATTGCCGACCATCTATCGCTGTCCATGGACGACATGCGGTACATCTTGGCGGGTTGCGACTTCCCTGTCAGGTGGTTGAATGACGAGTTCACTGGGAAGCTGGATCCGAAGGGATTTTGGAGAATTGACAAAGCATTGGACCCCGAGTTGCGCCTATCCGTGCTGTCCATGATTGCCTTCCAAGATCTATGCAACCAAGGTCGGAATGAGTTCCTTTGTCAAAACAATGGCAAAGGTTGGGGCCTTCCAGATGCAGTACGGCTAGCCGACTATGGCCTGGGACACGACGGACGTGCAGGCGACTTTCAGCCAGTCGCGGAGAGATTGAACACGCACTTCGGCAGCGCTCAAGCGAGCGTTGAGACAGAACGCCGCGCAAGGGCGCGCGCGGCACACGCTGACTTGATCAAGCAGCTCGTTCCCCTATCGAACGCCTCCGTGAGGAGAGGCGAGCCTGGCGAAGGTAGCAGCGAAGATCTTCCACAAGGAGCGCTTTTCTAA